In one Sesamum indicum cultivar Zhongzhi No. 13 linkage group LG12, S_indicum_v1.0, whole genome shotgun sequence genomic region, the following are encoded:
- the LOC105175109 gene encoding zinc transporter 1-like, whose protein sequence is MITENLPNSSHKIILLSTLILFLVPATVSGDCTCQDDQTEQHNKSEALKFKLAAIASVLGAGGIGVSLPLLGRRFHVFRPENDIFFMIKAFAAGVILATGFIHILPDAFRTLTSPCLGENPWGKFPFAGFVGMMAAIATLMVDTVATSFYKNMHFSKSKQVNVDEEAGDDEHAGHVHIHTHATHGHAHGAAAPSNEMSLSDLVRQRIISQVLELGIVVHSVIIGISLGASVSVDTIKPLLAALSFHQFFEGMGLGGCISQAEFKSLTTTIMMLFFSLTTPIGIGVGIGISSVYKENSPKALIVEGIFNSASSGILIYMALVDLLAADFMNPRMQSNVRLQLGAHISLLLGAGCMSFLAKWT, encoded by the exons ATGATCACTGAAAATCTTCCTAATTCCTCTCATAAGATCATACTGTTATCAACCCTCATCCTGTTTTTAGTCCCGGCGACGGTGTCCGGCGACTGCACCTGCCAAGATGATCAAACCGAGCAGCACAACAAGAGCGAGGCCCTCAAGTTCAAACTAGCCGCTATTGCTTCAGTTCTTGGGGCTGGTGGCATCGGCGTCAGCCTCCCACTTCTCGGCCGGAGATTCCATGTATTCCGTCCTGAAAACGACATTTTCTTCATGATCAAGGCCTTCGCTGCCGGTGTGATACTAGCCACCGGATTCATTCACATCCTCCCTGATGCATTCAGGACCTTGACATCTCCTTGCCTGGGCGAGAACCCGTGGGGGAAGTTCCCCTTTGCTGGATTTGTAGGGATGATGGCCGCCATTGCGACGCTGATGGTGGATACAGTCGCCACCAGCTTCTACAAGAACATGCACTTCAGCAAGTCTAAGCAGGTGAATGTAGACGAAGAGGCTGGTGATGATGAGCATGCTGGCCATGTCCACATACATACCCATGCCACACATGGCCATGCTCATGGAGCTGCCGCTCCATCGAATGAGATGAGCTTATCGGATCTCGTCCGACAGCGCATAATATCACAA GTTTTGGAGCTGGGAATTGTGGTTCACTCAGTAATAATTGGGATTTCACTAGGGGCTTCTGTGAGCGTGGATACAATAAAGCCATTGCTGGCAGCTCTGTCTTTCCATCAGTTCTTTGAGGGGATGGGACTTGGTGGCTGCATCTCCCAG GCGGAGTTCAAGTCTTTGACTACGACAATTATGATGCTATTTTTCTCCCTCACGACTCCAATAGGAATCGGTGTTGGCATTGGAATTTCAAGCGTTTACAAGGAGAATAGCCCGAAAGCTCTTATAGTTGAGGGGATCTTCAATTCTGCTTCATCTGGGATACTGATTTACATGGCCCTCGTTGATCTATTAGCAGCAGATTTCATGAACCCGAGGATGCAAAGCAACGTTAGACTTCAGTTGGGTGCACATATTTCACTTCTTCTAGGCGCAGGATGCATGTCTTTTCTTGCCAAATGGACATGA